CCTGGGAGAtcagtccctccctcccagggctccccagccTGGAGGAGTCCACTGCCCTTTGTCACCAGTGCCCTGAGCCCAGGCTTAGTCCGGCTGGATCCTTCTCCCAGACACAGCTGGGATGCAGTGCAACTCAGCCCCCAGTTCCTGGGTCTCTAGAGCAAACAGCTGGGAGAGAGGTAGAATTTACCCCTGGATTGGAGCCAAGAACTGCTTGGCAGAAACCCCTAGGATCCTGTTTCTCCCATCCAGAACCTTTGCCCCATGGCTTCTGCCATCAGACCATTGGTTCTTCTAAATGCTAGGCCCTGTGCTGGGGGAGCAGACCCCAAAAGTAACAGGATTTGGCCTGAAGGAAAGTTTTACCTCCCCAcagctggttttcttttttagtttcaacCATCTTTCTTCCAGGTCTGAGTTCTTCCCTTTCCCAGCTCACTGTCCAGGAGGTTCCTTAATCTGCATTCTCCTTTCTTGTTCCCTCTGGACTAACCCCTGACCCTCTGGTCCCACAGGGTCTCAGACCTTGTTGCTGGGCAGAGACGTGAGAGGAAATGCTGGACCCTCTGGGagtttggatgatttttttacattttctttttgatttgtctACCCAATCAGTTTTCTCCGTTCTGTGCTGATCCCCTTTCAGTCATGATTCCTATCTCCTCCCATGTGGCAGGGCCTGTCTCGAGGCCTGTGGTCACATCTCCAACGTGCTGAAGGAACGTAGGGGCCCCTGACCCAAATGCTGATTTGAAGATGGGAAGGAATTCTGCCTTTTCTAATCTGAGATGACTGAATTGGTTGGGGTGAAGGGTCCTTGGAACAGTGACCATTTGCCACCTGAGTGGATGGATTAGGGGATCAGGATGAATGAAGGAGTGAGTTTCcagatttcctcttcctttcttttgctttctcccTGAGGCTCCTGGGATATTTCCAGGGACCACAGAAGCCCAGTTCTACTGTCTTCCTGTCTTGATCTCTTTTCAACCCCGTCTCCCAGAGCATCCCCGATTGATTCCGACACCCTGTTTCATTATTATGTGGGACCCTCAGCCAGCCCCCAGTGGGGCAGAGGCTGAGAGATGAGCTATTCCTTTGAACCCTGGCTCTTTGCACATGTAGAGATGGGCCTGATACTACCCAGCTTTCGAAAGAAGCTCTTTTTTGTAGTGTGAGAGAGTGAGGGTAAAAATTCTTAGTTCTCAGGAAACTAAGCAGGAtccacagagagggagagaaaggcctGGTGAGTGAAATACTGTTTCTATAAGAAGAGGAATGTTCTTATCTAGCTgaggggagctggggtggggatgcTGGTGGCTACCTTGATAAAGTGCCCTTAGTGGTAGAAGGACTTAGGCTGGGAAAAGAGCCCTTCTTTGTGTCCATCTtttcccccaccctcacctcacCACCCGGACGGACTTTGCCCTTTCTGGGAATGATGAAGTACCCAGTCTGAGGAGCCAAGCTCACAGCAGGGAGCTAATATGGGGAGCCTATCCCTGAGAGGTAGGGGAGGAGGACGTAAGGAGGAATCACCGAAAGAGACAGACCTTCAGGGCCTTTGTCAAGGGCTGAAAGGAGCTGTTGCTTTCTCCACCCACTCCCCAcatccacctccctccatctGCTTTTTCTGTCCCCGTTGATTGTTCCCTCATTAATGCAAAGTCTGCTCATCCCCTTCACATCCCCTGCATGTGTGCTTGACCCCTTTAAGAGATTGTGGGGTGGACAGGGGGATGCTATGAAAGGTAACAAAAGTCATTTGAATGGAGTAAGTCCTCCTTCTTTGAAAGGCGACATAATGACGCAGAGCGCCCCTCCCTAGCCTTGGGGGGCACTGGCAGTGCCCCTCAGCAGAGACTCAGCCCACGGATCTGGAGATAAGTGAAGCACGTCATGTCAGCTGCTTAtgcagctctgctctctggatgTTGTCCCCCGACCCATCTCAAAGCCTTGGGACAGTTTGTAACAAACTCAGGTCCCAGAGAAGAGGGGTACCTCCCAGTGACACAGATTCATACCCCCTTCACCCTCAAGAATCAGCCTGTGGAGGAGTGGGCTGGCTTTTCTACCTTTTCCCAGCTGAATTTGTCAGGGGTGGAGTGGTGGGACCTCCCACCAGTGCTGAAAGGTAGCTCCTTCCCTAGAGTTCTCCAGACATTGGGATCCATGACCAGGAGTGACTAAGTGGGTGGGCCACTTTTTTCTATGGTTTCTTCACCGTCTTTTACTTTGCCCCAACCTCCTGTAGCCTGTCAGACTGGCTCCTGAGCGAGAATTCATCAAGTCCCTGATGGCGATTGGCAAGCGGCTGGCCACGCTCCCCACCAAGGAGCAGAAAACACAGCGGCTGATCTCAGAGCTCTCCCTGCTCAACCATAAGCTCCCTGCCCGAGTCTGGCTGCCCACTGCTGGCTTTGACCACCACGTGGTCcgtgtgccccacacccaggcTGTTGTCCTCAACTCCAAGGACAAGGTAGGTGGGCTCTGGCTCAAACCCTACCCCCATTTGGCTCCTCCCGTGGTTGTCCAGGTTTGTGTGTACACCAGGGACGCCCCACCAACATCCTCGCCTCCACAGTTCATGCGCATGTGTCAGTCTTGACTTTACCTCAGTGCTGTTGTGATTCTGGGGGCCCTCTTGTTCCCCTCCTTGGGGCTTGTTTTTCTGGACCAAAGAGGCCTAACCTTTTCAGCTTGCCTCTTCCTTCCCATGTCTCAGGAGAGAATTGCTCTCGAATCTCCTTCCAGCCCTTTGGTAGCTTTTCACCAGTCCTTCCATAACTCTTAGGCTTTCTAGGTACAGTGACAGTGGGAGTAGAGAAGTCTCTTATTTCCAGGATGTTTTCCAATCAGAATGGGAAGGTAAAAGGAGAGAATGTTGCTGAACTTATGTTGGAGAGAGTTAGCTGTTTGCTGATTGGAATGAGTACTGATGGTTCAGATTCTTCTTTCAGAAGAAGTATTGAGGATTAGAACCCTGCTTGGAACAGTGCCCGGCTTTTCCCGTCTCTGTCTGTCTTTAGGACAAGACCCTAAGATAGGCTCCCAGGCCTCTCTGAAGGTGGTAATTGATAGTTTTGCCCAAGTATATCATCTGTACCTGTTGAAGCCCagctgaaacattttattttttaaaagattttatttatttgagagagagagagagattgagagaatgagtgggaggaggggcagagggagaagcagactccctgcagagcagggagcccaatgcggaactcagtcccaggaccctgggatcatgacctgagccgaaggcagacgcttacccaacggAGATACCCAGGTGCCCATCAGCTGAAACATTTTAAAGACCTGTGCACTCTCTCACCCAAATTCTTGAAATGCATGTTCACAGAACAAGTTCCTGCCTTGAATGTGGCATTCATAGTGTCAAGGGACTGACAGGTAAGGGTTGGAGCTAGGAGTGGGCAGCTGGAAAGACTGTTAGCAGAGTTGAGATTTGGGGGGCGGTGGTGGAGGGAATTctattctcacacacacacaccgccccacCAGGCTCCCTACCTGATCTATGTGGAAGTCCTTGAATGTGAGAACTTCGACACCACCAACGTCCCCGCCCGGATACCCGAGAACCGAATTCGGAGCACACGGTCCGTGGAGAACCTGCCCGAATGCGGTATCACCCATGAGCAGCGGGCAGGCAGCTTCAGCACGGTGCCCAACTATGACAACGATGATGAGGCCTGGTCGGTGGATGACATAGGCGAGCTGCAGGTGGAGGTGAGGGAGCTCCCAGGAGGTGGTCCTGGGTCCCAGCACCCGTTCCCCAGGAGCTTTCATTGTATTCGAGACAAGGCAACACACCCTGAGACAGGCTGAGGCAAGTGCCCACACGGGTGAGGTAGGTAGtaatggggaggagggggaaagccCTGAATACCGCTAGTCTGGAATATTCAGGTGGAGCTCACTTTCCTGCAGAAGGAATTTAGGTTAAATAAAAGGATGAACTTCTAAGCCTAAGGGAGTGAgggaaactgaaaatatttattgaacatctgctatATAAAGTTGTCTTAGGAAAGTAGAGAATAAGTCATACATTCAttccttcaagaaatatttatggagagcCTTCTTGTTGCCAGCCTGGAGTACTGTGGACTTGTGAACCAGGGGCCCCTGCCTACAAGGAGTTTATGACCTAAAAAGAAAGGGAACCAAGCCAGTCAGCAGGTAGCTGTAGTGTGGTGAGGTCCAGGTTGTACTGCAGAAAGCGGGGCGTTTTGGCAGCCCTTGAGGGTGGGGGTAGGACTTAACTCCAGACTTGGGCCTGGGCACACCCCAGATGATTTCCTGAGTAGGAAATAGGTCAGCGGGGCCCTGAAGATGGGTAGGAATttgctggacagaacattcccagcagagggaagagcaaatgtGCAGAGACTGGAGGACGAGACAGCTCGGCCCAGTTGAGGAACCGAAGGACATTATGTGTGGCTGTGATGTGCAGTGTGGGTGAGAAGTGGTCAAGAAGGGGGCTAGAGAGGTTGGCGTGAGCCAGTTTGTAGGAAGGATCCTGTCAACTGTGGAAGGAAACTCGGACTCTCTGCTGGGGTTGTGAAGAGCCAGAgccgcatttttttttttttaaagattttatttatttatttgacagagatggagacagccagcgagagagggaacacaagcagggggagtgggagaggaagaagcaggctcatagcggaggagcctgatgtggggcccgatcccataacgccgggatcacgccctgagccgaaggcagacgtagAGCCGCATTTTATGTAGGACTCTGACACAACCAGATTTCACTTTGTGAAGACAGACTCTCTGCCCTTGAGCTTACAGTCCAATTAGGGAGATTGGACACAGACATTTAGGGGGAAGAATCTGTTTATAGGATATACAACAAGGCAGTGTGTGGTAAGTGCCAAGTGGAGTGGAGGATGCAATCTGCTccggaggaagaagaagggaagggccTTGCTGTGGACCATGGGGTCTGGTAGAATATtttgtatttgagagagatggggagattaGACTGAATGGCTGAGACTGAAGAAATGGTCAGAGGGGCCTAGTTGGGAGAGGCTCTGTTCTGGACCCTACGGGAGAACGCAACTATAGCCAGGGAGAACTCCTAGTAGAAGGCTGAAAGTCCAGCTTTCTCTGGCAGTCGTGGCGGGGTCTTCTGGAGAATTTGTTAAACATACAGACTTCAGATCCCAttcccagtaattctacttcagACTGATGGTGGGATACGGCAATTTGCATTTTAGCAGCATCCCAGGTAATGCTGATGAGGTAGTTCACACTTACGGAAACATTGCTGTAAGGCCCGTGTGAGTGCCCAGGCGTTTGGGGTCCAAGTGGTGAGGATGGCGTGGCAGCAGGGCAGGCTTTCTGGAACAGAGcccaggcgggggtgggggggcgatcaCGATGCAGGGGCGGCAAGCATGCAAAGTGACTGGAGGAGCGGGTGACAAAGTGAGGCCTGTGTTTGGCGCTTCTGACCCATGGTTCCCTGCTCTCCCAGCTCCCTGAAGTGCACACCAACAGCTGTGACAACATCTCCCAGTTCTCTGTGGACAGCATCACCAGCCAGGAGAGCAAGGAgcctgtgttcatagcagcaggGGACATCCGGTATGGCCACACCACCCTGCCCCAAGTTCCTCCTCCCTCTCAGgcactgtctgtctctgtccctttcctgtcagcctctcctttccctcttctctgtccttACTCCATTCTTGTCCTGAAGTCCCCAAGCTTGAGGCAGTGAAGGTACAGGTTGAGAAATTACTGGGCTACCACAGAAGGAAGTTACGTTTAAGAGGACTCCAAAGGgatgaaagcccagaggaaggaatTGGAGCAGCAGTTCTTGGAGCGGGTCACACGTGTCAGAatcaagggagagggaggagagcttGCTGGAAATGCAGATGCTGGAGCCACACCTGATCTGAATCAGAGACTCGGTGGAGAAATGGGGAGGGCCTGGTAACCTGCATTGCAACATGATAGCAAACCACCAGGTTAGCAAAACTCTCAGCCCAGGTTTCTATCTCTGTGTGCCCAGAATCAAGGAAAGAGTACAGGAAATGTCTAGACATTAGACAGGGACATGAGGCTCTGGGGTAACTCCTCCAAGCAAATGATATAGTTTCTTCCTGCTAGACGGCGGCTCTCGGAGCAGCTGGCTCACACCCCCACAGCCTTCAGACGAGACCCGGAAGACCCTTCTGCAGTTGCTCTCAAAGAGCCCTGGCAGGAGAAAGTAAGGTGAGTCGGGCGGGTGTGGTCGTTAGGCCCCTCCAAAGCTCAGAGGCAGCCTCAGGTACTTACCTCAGCGTCCGGATTATCCACCAGTCTCTCCCAAACAATCAGGCTCCCAGGCATCTGAATCCTTGCCTTGTGGGGAGTCTGATTTGGACTTCAGGCGGAAGCGATGTCTGTCCTCTCCTGGCGTCAACGCTTTGACACATTTTGCTTCCTTCTTCACAGGCGAATCCGAGAGGGCTCCCCCTATGGCCACCTTCCCAACTGGCGGCTCCTGTCAGTCATTGTCAAGTGCGGGGATGATCTTCGGCAGGAGCTCCTGGCTTTCCAGGTGTTGAAGCAACTGCAGGTAAGAgagggggggaggaagaaggggaactCAGCCCAGCTGAGGTGAGCGTGTAGGTTGTTACGCAGGTGGTTCCACGGGGAGCTCTGCCGGGGACCAGCTCCCTGCCCAGGTCTGAATTGGATGCAGACCAGCGGACGCTGGTGCTCCTTGCTTCCCCTGTCCACCTCCCTGGGAAGTACAGCCACAGGAACAGCTCCACAGCGACGCCTCGTGGCCCTTTTTGACCTGCGCCTGCTGTGATCTCTGAACTCGGGAGGCTGGATTTGTGCTTTAGTCTCCTAACTGGTCTGTGGCAGCTGCTCCGCAGTGTGCTGAGATGTCGATCCCCTGAACCTTTGGATTGGTCACCTGCAAGCAACTTCACCTGTTAATCCTATTCTTTCTATAAATATTGTGATTTTCTTAAGAGGCTTTCTCTGGACCTAAatcctttcctgtcttctccGTATTATTTGAATTTGGATTAATGGCTCATTCTCTGTGCCTTTGAGGTGTCAGTGTGAATTCCTGTTCTCCCTGCCTTTTTTGGGGCTTTCTACCTATATGATGCCTTTTCTCACATACTTCCCTGTATCTTTTTGAACCCTGGACTTCTTTCAGAACTCCCTGGTCCTCAGGGGGATCAGTGGGTTTTACTCATTTGATGGCCTAGAATCCACGGCCACAAGGATGGGAACTGTCCAAGGTGGGGGACAGGGGGAATTTTAGCCCCCTTCCCTAGTTTGGAAAGATGATAGTTTCGTGCCTCTGTGTCTCCTCACAGTCCATTTGGGAACAGGAGCGAGTGCCCCTGTGGATCAAGCCATACAAGATCCTTGTGATTTCTGCCGACAGTGGCATGATTGAGCCAGTGGTCAACGCCGTGTCCATTCACCAGGTGAAGAAGCAGTCACAGCTCTCCTTGCTCGATTACTTCCTGCAGGAGCATGGCAGTTACACCACTGAGGCGTTCCTCAGCGCGCAGCGCAACTTCGTACAAAGCTGTGCTGGCTACTGCTTGGTCTGCTACCTCCTGCAGGTGAAGGACAGGTGGGTGAACTCCTCCTAACCTGTCCCCTCCTGGCGGTCTCACTTGCTCCTCACCTCCCGTCGCCTAGACGTACAAGTGGAGCACACAGCACGTCTTAAGCAGAGACGTGTTGATGTGCCGTTAAGCAGAGAGACATAAACAGGGGCTAGGGTCCAGGGGCAAAGAAGTGAAGGACTTGTGGGAGGAGCAAGGATTGGAGCGAACAGGGTCTCCAGGGACAAAGGAAGGGGAGGACCGGAAGCTGCGGGGGAAGGACGCTCCAGGCAAGGGCACGGCGCAGTGTGCCGGAAGCTCGGGCTACACTGGCTGGCAGAGGAGGAGGCGGTGGTGTCACAGGGAAGCCGCGGTCGGTCAGAGGGGCCTTCAGTATGAGGCTGAGGAGCTTTGTTTTGCACGCAGAGGGTGACAAGGTCCAGGCTGTGTTTAGGGACTGCCCCCCGGGCACAGACGGTGAGGTGGGTGTAAGTGGCTCTTCAGTAAAGCAGGAGGTCCTGAGGCCTGGCCCGAGGGTAGCGGTGGCCACCGAGAGCCAGAAAGAGAAGACGGGTATGAGGGCCACGGTGAGGTACAGTTGCAGCTCCCGGCCCTGACCTCTTCTTATTCCAACGTGTGAATTTCAGAACTTTTAAGTATCTCTCGTTTTGCCCAGAGCTGTCATTTCTTCCAATATCACACTGACCTTTGTGAGGTCCAGCTTCGCATATAGGCGAGCATGTCGGACAGAGATAACCACACCGCCTAGGGTCTTGCTTTCTAAGACAGTGACTCAGGGTCAGCCCCCTGAATGTGCCTGTGAGCCGCGCCTCTCACCGCGCAGAGGGCAGCCTCCTGAAAAGGCTGAGCTGCGGTGGCCCATGCTCCTTGGGTTCCCAGTGGCATGGCAGCACATGAAGACCTAACTCACAGGGCTGCTTCTCAGAAATCTAACATCTGTTAAGTGCCTGTCATTCTTCTGTTAAAACCCGACGAAAACCCTGTCAGGCAGGCGTTTTCTTGTGAGGGAAATGAGGGTCGGGGAGCTTTCAGAACCTCTGCTCATTCTACCCTGCCAGCCCCGTAAACGAGCCCGGCAGAGGCTCTGCATGTGCAGGCTGACGGGAAACGGAACTATATTTATAAGGAGTTTGGTTGCAAGCTTTCGACTGTCCCTGAAGTGGCAGGATTTTGAACCCAGGGCCCAGGGAGTCTAGAGCTGAGCCCTGGATTGAATAAGTgggtggcagggaggcaggggctaGTCAGGCCTCTGGGCTTTCCTGTAGAAACTAATGTCTGGAAGATTTAGTCCATCCCtttaaagagggggagggggcaggcagctgATAAACCTTTTCTAATAACGCAAAAAAAGAATCGTAGTGAAGCCATGAATGGAATCAGCCACTGGAAAAAAGTGGCAACAGTGAATGGGCCCCAAACTGAAATCAGGTGCGCGATCTCCCCAACTGCTTCAGAATGAGCCCCGAACACCTGTGCTTCTGGAGCTACTCCGGCAGTTAGGAGAGAAGCTGTCCCCGGCAGCCCTGGGTCCTTGTGCTCGAAAGTCACTTTtcccctctgggcctctgtttcctcacctgcaaaatgagaGGTTGGACGAGGACATCTAGAACCTTTCTTACTCCCAAGATGGTGCCTGTGTTGGTAAATTTTCTAATGCTTTCCCCAAGGGGGAAGGACTGAGGTGGGACCAGTTCTCCCTCCGTCCCGCTTGTGGCCAGTCAGACCAAAGAAGATGGCTTCAGACCAGGAGCTCTTAGCCTAACAAAGCCTCTGCTGACACGGAGGGGGTCGGTTATGCTGAATGGGCCTGGCTCACATGCTTAGCATGTTAATTGTTCCTCCTCCTGCTGGCCGTTCATGTGGGAATCACAGAGACCTGGGATTTATCTCCCTCTAACTCTTCTTCCTGCAGCTAGACCCTAGTAATTGCTTCCTGAGATTTTCTTTACATAAGTGATCTTACCAAATGGCTAAAACCTACTCCTCTGCTCCTCAGAGCCCCCACACAGTATTTAACATTTAAACTCCACTCAGCCCGCTCTCTTGTGGTGGGGCTCTTGCTCTGCAGTGGGCTGACGGGAATTACCAATAAAACTCGGTAAGTAGGGTCTGACTGGAGGCCTCCCACCGAGCGGAGGGCTTGGCCTCTGAGATGGTTGGCTGGAGCTATAGAGACCTTTCCTTGCTTCCAGGTTCTCTACTCAGCTGGAGTCAGTTTGGGTGCTAgaagcatgatttttaaaaatggggatatTCTTAAACTGTTTTTAAGTTGTCAGTTAATGGTGATTTCGAAAAAAATCATGATGGCAGTTTCAGACCCCAGAGCCTTTGACAGCAGTTTACTTTTCtgatttcccttctttcctctgatTAGCTTTAGGTCGTAAGAGGTTGGGCCCAGAGTTCTAGGCAGCAGCAAACTTGGCAGGAGGCTCCCTAACCTGGTATCACGTGGCCAGGGTGTTGCAGCTCGGGGCTCCCGCCTCAGTCAGACTTACgactgctctttctctcctctgcccctcctcagaCACAACGGAAACATCCTTTTGGACGCAGAAGGCCACATCATCCACATCGACTTTGGCTTCATCCTGTCCAGCTCACCCCGAAACCTGGGCTTCGAGACGTCAGCCTTTAAGCTGACCACAGAGTTTGTGGACGTGAGTCAGGAAGGAGAGGTGCCTCactgtgttctttctctgtcaTGGGAGAGGGAGCTGTGGGCTCCCCCCAAATTAGGGACCAACAGAACAGAGACGGCAGCGAGTCAGGGTGAGGCTAGATGTCCTGGGAGGCTTCCTGCCTGAAAAGAGAGCGGGGAAGTCACGGAGTTTGGCATGTTTGCCCCGATGGAGGAAGTCCTGTCCCGGCTGGCTTGTGAGCCCCCGTACACATACAGGTCTCCCTTCGCAGGTGATGGGGGGCCTGGACGGCGACATGTTCAACTACTACAAGATGCTGATGCTGCAGGGGCTGATCGCTGCTCGGAAGCACATGGATAAAGTGGTGCAGATCGTGGAGATCATGCAGCAAGGTGGGCTGGGAAGAGGCCGTGCATTGGGGGTAGGGCAGTGCCCATAGAGTTTCAGGTTTCCCACTTAATGTTGGGGTCCTGGGGCATGGAACTTCCAAAACGTGGATTCTACCTCAAAACTGGGGGTGTGGTTTCCCGGAGGGTTTCCAAGCTCCAGTGCCATTTGTCCTTTGGGACATTCCTCCTGACTCCTGACagggatgggagggggtggggggtacagACTGCAGTAACTACCCCTTAGGCACCCTCAGGGAGAGAACAGCCCCATCTCCAGCCTCCCGGTCCCTACCCGTCTCCCCATCCCTTGTCCGCctgattttttgtttccttccatcCCTCTGGCTCTGCTCTTTGCCAGTCCAGGTGTTTCCGGTCACCACTTTCCTCCCTGTTGGCCCTTGACCACTGactgccctgtccccagcccccttccctgtcccaaCACTGGCTCCTCTCGGTGCGCTGAAAGTATTTCCTCTCTGCTCTTGATCTGCTCTCCCTGAGCCATTTCCTCACTGCCTTGCCGCCCAGAgtctctcctctcccagctctTCTGGGCCCTCgtctccagccccctcctcaaGGCTGCAGTGTGCACTTGGGCTGAGCTGCcagtctcctcctccccccccatccctgcccccaccccgcaggTTGTCGCCGTTGCTCGGGAGCATCCCCGGCTGGCCCCGTGATGACGGTGGCCCAGGTCATCTGTGAGTGTCAGACGTAGCATAGGCAGAGGCCTGCAACCAGATAAGTGCCCGGCTCAGGGCCCGTTCCCCAGACCCTCTTCCCAGCTTTCCCTCTGGGTCCTGAGACTCTGCTCCCTCCGCGCTTACTGGGGGCGATGTGGTGCcggccctctccccctcccttacACCCTCACCTAGAGGGGCTTAGGAGTGTGGAAGAAGATGGGCTCAAGCCAGGGCCCCCCAACTCCACCTTCCCGTCCCAGGCAGAACCGCATCCGGTCAGGGAGCCCTCCGacgtgggagggagggggcactTCAGATACCCCGGCTCTGTATCACTTGCTGTGGCTGTtaccgctgcccctcccccctttcctgctGTGACCTGCTGTCCTCACCGCTCCCCCAGGTTCTCAGCTTCCTTGCTTCCATGGCTCCAGCACCATCCGCAACCTCAAGGAGCGGTTCCACATGAGCATGACGGAGGAGCAGCTCCAGCTGCTGGTGGAGCAGATGGTGGACGGCAGCATGCGGTCTATCACCACCAAACTCTACGACGGCTTCCAGTACCTCACCAACGGCATCATGTGACACCTGCTTCTCAGGCCCTGGAGTGCTGGGGGATTCGGAGCACCCTCCCCGGGAGGGGCCGTGTCCAAGAAACCCCAGACCAGGAAACCCCACCCACGGGAAATGGAAGgcaagaaatacaaaggatcatgtGGTAACGGTAGCGCTCCCCGGGGGTGGGAGAGCCGGCTGCGGGGCCCAGACTTGCTGGGGCTTCCCTGTCCCCGGCGGTGTCACTGTCCCCATGTGACAGACTGCAGGACTCGCACCCTCCAGAGAACAGAGGTGATAGACAGTGAGGGGCACTGGGGCCTTTCTTCTCACCAGGGTCCAAGAGGTTCTTTCCACAGGACATCCTTACTCCGTTCTGGGTCCCAggaatggggggggagggagcgGGGAAGAGAAGGTTCTTGGTACTTAGGACTTGATCCTGTGGTCGGCCTTTGGCCATGCTGCTGCCCAACTCTGTCCCCTCCCCGCAACTGGCCCAAGCCGAGCTCCCCTTGCTCTGGCGTAGGGTCTACACTTGCAGAGGTTCCCCATCCCAGGGGCGGGGAAGGGAAGGATCACGACCCCTCCAGTGGACAAGGGGATCAGCCGAGTCATAGGGGATTCCCTGGCCTgatcccctccccacacccagggAACTAGCTCTCaacttttcaatttttgtttgaaataaaGTCCTTAGTTAGCCATCTGTGTCCTTTCCGGATTGTATTTTTTTCAGGGGTTGGGGGTAGGTGAGGATTATGAGCAGATGCCTCAGTGTCCTGGACGCCAGAGGCACCACGAAGAACGGGGTGGAAGAAGACTGCTCTTTCCCTGTCTCAGTCAGCGTTGCCTTGTTCTGGGAAGGGCCTCCCACCTTGACTCTCGCCCCCTCCCTGACAAGCCCACAATGTCCGGGTCACATAAAAAGAGGAGCCTGAATGGGGATTAAACCACGAGCAGTTTTAATGGTctggtttttctccctcccatTTCCCCACTGTTAGTATTATTACTACAAGAATAAAGGATTCCTGAGagcctgtcccctcctctcccttggGCCCCCCTTGACAGGACTCATCCCTACCAACCCCCCTGGATttctgggtaaaaaaaaaaagtgaaaggcactgcaggggtgggggtggggggctcaagTGCCAGGGAGTCTGAAGGATGGTGCAGGCGCAGGGCCAGGCCCTTGAGCGTTGAGAAGCATCCTGAGGGCCCCAGCGGGGGC
The nucleotide sequence above comes from Ursus arctos isolate Adak ecotype North America unplaced genomic scaffold, UrsArc2.0 scaffold_12, whole genome shotgun sequence. Encoded proteins:
- the PI4KB gene encoding phosphatidylinositol 4-kinase beta isoform X6 encodes the protein MGDMVVEPAPLKPTCEPTPGPPGNNGGSLLGVITEGVGELSVIDREVAQKACQEVLEQVKLLRGGVAVSSTDSPLELVNGDVLDSAIRCLDDPPAQIREEEDEMGATVASGTAKGARRRRQNNSAKQSWLLRLFESKLFDISMAISYLYNSKEPGVQAYIGNRLFCFRNEDVDFYLPQLLNMYIHMDEDVGDAIKPYIVHRCRQSINFSLQCALLLGAYSSDMHISTQRHSRGTKLRKLILSDELKPAHRKRELPSLSPAPDMGLSPSKRTHQRSKSDATASISLSSNLKRTASNPKVENEDEELSSSTESIDNSFSSPVRLAPEREFIKSLMAIGKRLATLPTKEQKTQRLISELSLLNHKLPARVWLPTAGFDHHVVRVPHTQAVVLNSKDKAPYLIYVEVLECENFDTTNVPARIPENRIRSTRSVENLPECGITHEQRAGSFSTVPNYDNDDEAWSVDDIGELQVELPEVHTNSCDNISQFSVDSITSQESKEPVFIAAGDIRRRLSEQLAHTPTAFRRDPEDPSAVALKEPWQEKVRRIREGSPYGHLPNWRLLSVIVKCGDDLRQELLAFQVLKQLQEHGSYTTEAFLSAQRNFVQSCAGYCLVCYLLQVKDRHNGNILLDAEGHIIHIDFGFILSSSPRNLGFETSAFKLTTEFVDVMGGLDGDMFNYYKMLMLQGLIAARKHMDKVVQIVEIMQQGVSGHHFPPCWPLTTDCPVPSPLPCPNTGSSRCAESISSLLLICSP
- the PI4KB gene encoding phosphatidylinositol 4-kinase beta isoform X3, with protein sequence MGDMVVEPAPLKPTCEPTPGPPGNNGGSLLGVITEGVGELSVIDREVAQKACQEVLEQVKLLRGGVAVSSTDSPLELVNGDVLDSAIRCLDDPPAQIREEEDEMGATVASGTAKGARRRRQNNSAKQSWLLRLFESKLFDISMAISYLYNSKEPGVQAYIGNRLFCFRNEDVDFYLPQLLNMYIHMDEDVGDAIKPYIVHRCRQSINFSLQCALLLGAYSSDMHISTQRHSRGTKLRKLILSDELKPAHRKRELPSLSPAPDMGLSPSKRTHQRSKSDATASISLSSNLKRTASNPKVENEDEPVRLAPEREFIKSLMAIGKRLATLPTKEQKTQRLISELSLLNHKLPARVWLPTAGFDHHVVRVPHTQAVVLNSKDKAPYLIYVEVLECENFDTTNVPARIPENRIRSTRSVENLPECGITHEQRAGSFSTVPNYDNDDEAWSVDDIGELQVELPEVHTNSCDNISQFSVDSITSQESKEPVFIAAGDIRRRLSEQLAHTPTAFRRDPEDPSAVALKEPWQEKVRRIREGSPYGHLPNWRLLSVIVKCGDDLRQELLAFQVLKQLQSIWEQERVPLWIKPYKILVISADSGMIEPVVNAVSIHQVKKQSQLSLLDYFLQEHGSYTTEAFLSAQRNFVQSCAGYCLVCYLLQVKDRHNGNILLDAEGHIIHIDFGFILSSSPRNLGFETSAFKLTTEFVDVMGGLDGDMFNYYKMLMLQGLIAARKHMDKVVQIVEIMQQGSQLPCFHGSSTIRNLKERFHMSMTEEQLQLLVEQMVDGSMRSITTKLYDGFQYLTNGIM
- the PI4KB gene encoding phosphatidylinositol 4-kinase beta isoform X4; its protein translation is MGDMVVEPAPLKPTCEPTPGPPGNNGGSLLGVITEGVGELSVIDREVAQKACQEVLEQVKLLRGGVAVSSTDSPLELVNGDVLDSAIRCLDDPPAQIREEEDEMGATVASGTAKGARRRRQNNSAKQSWLLRLFESKLFDISMAISYLYNSKEPGVQAYIGNRLFCFRNEDVDFYLPQLLNMYIHMDEDVGDAIKPYIVHRCRQSINFSLQCALLLGAYSSDMHISTQRHSRGTKLRKLILSDELKPAHRKRELPSLSPAPDMGLSPSKRTHQRSKSDATASISLSSNLKRTASNPKVENEDEPVRLAPEREFIKSLMAIGKRLATLPTKEQKTQRLISELSLLNHKLPARVWLPTAGFDHHVVRVPHTQAVVLNSKDKAPYLIYVEVLECENFDTTNVPARIPENRIRSTRSVENLPECGITHEQRAGSFSTVPNYDNDDEAWSVDDIGELQVELPEVHTNSCDNISQFSVDSITSQESKEPVFIAAGDIRRRLSEQLAHTPTAFRRDPEDPSAVALKEPWQEKVRRIREGSPYGHLPNWRLLSVIVKCGDDLRQELLAFQVLKQLQSIWEQERVPLWIKPYKILVISADSGMIEPVVNAVSIHQVKKQSQLSLLDYFLQEHGSYTTEAFLSAQRNFVQSCAGYCLVCYLLQVKDRHNGNILLDAEGHIIHIDFGFILSSSPRNLGFETSAFKLTTEFVDVMGGLDGDMFNYYKMLMLQGLIAARKHMDKVVQIVEIMQQGVSGHHFPPCWPLTTDCPVPSPLPCPNTGSSRCAESISSLLLICSP